The following DNA comes from Silurus meridionalis isolate SWU-2019-XX chromosome 14, ASM1480568v1, whole genome shotgun sequence.
AGAAAACAGCGCGTACGAGCTCCTCTATACATTTctaattttaacataaaacactTGTATAGCCTTCACTGAAGTATTTAACTTTATATCGTTCCAACTACACTACAGAGATTCCACGtaaaggatttctttttttaaaaaacaaagtgtaataaacattttcttgGATGTCGGCCATTTTAATAGAGAAACGTCTCAGCGGCTTTAAAGCTGAGAAACGCCCTCCGTGTCCTCGATTGGTCAGAACACCTCTTTGTAATACGCTGTGGCAGGGAAGGGTCCGTCTGGGAATCTTTAAATCCGTAAAAACgtttgtggaaggagtctccggtGTCAGCGCTTTGAAGACAAGACAGAGTGAAGCCGTTACACAGGACAgaagtgtgggttttttttgcggTTTCTGGGcgtttttttttggcttgaacagaaatgaaaaaggTACAACaccagtgttttattccttacacaGAAAAATACATGATCCTGATTTTCCCCTAAGGCACAGGTTTgtgaaaatgcaaataaaaaaaaaacccgcaaaCATCAGCGTTTCTCCCGTCCACATTTCCAAACAGAAAATTAGTGTTACGTCAGTCACGTGAAAACTACACAATGCAAGTCAAATCCAGCCTGGATTAACGGTTCTGTGGAACCCTGAACCTTCGTTGAGCAAAGTGAGGACCTGACACTTTGGCAGACGTGTGCAACGTTATAAATCTCGATATTTTAAGCGCGTCCTGAGTCTCGCTAGTGCTTTTATAACGACCATCTGCTGCtggttacaggaaaaaaaaaaaaaaaagtcttgatgTTGACTCTAAGGTACGGTAACGAGGGATACGGGAGCACCGAAAAGCGCGTCTCAGTTCATTCCGAACCTGCCGGAGCGGTTAGAGCTCAACCTTGTACACGAAGGCCCATGTGGCGATAGTGCAGTCCTTCAGTTTGAGCTGCACTGCAcagttcagtgttttttctgctcacacacacacacacacacacacacacacacacacacacacacacacactgaagtcgACTCACTTGCATGACGGTTTGTGCTCACCTGAGAGCTTACAGCTTTCTGCGAGGTCATTAGTTGTCTGGGATTTATAAAAGTGATGACGTTGGggggaataataaaaaaaaaaaaaacgatcatCAAAACAATCTTCCTCTGATACTACTGATGCGGATTATAATTCAGATGTAATATCTTTCCAACACGACTCCAACCTTCTCAGGTAAATTCACCCTGCAGCTCCAGGCAgcgtacaaataaataaataaatgaaactacAGACGGATGTTTTGGACGCGTCTCAAATTCAGACCAAATGAGGAATTCCTGTCTCAGATTTCATACAATCGTCTCGTTTCTTACTTCCACCGTCGTCCACTTAAAGGCGCATTAAGGCAGAAAACACGCTGAACTGTGCAGTGATGATAACCGCATTttcaatgcaacaaaaaaaacaaaaacgtgaaaaaatatacatgtacatatcagtaaaaaaaaaagcgggGGAGGGGAAATATCTTTGTTAGCAGTAGTAATAAAGCAGAGGCGAGTTTACACACACTCGGAGTGAAAGAGTGTTAAACCCTCATTCAGCAGGAGGCATGCAGGACAATCACACACCTGATGTGTGCGGAGAGGAAAAGGGGTGTTGGGGGGAATGCGGTTACAGTCACACCACCATTTTTGGTCCAAAATCCAGCCGTTTCACCATCCTGTAAAAATCACAAGAAGAAAAGTGTTAGAAAATGAGTGTTTCAGAgcgagagaaaacagagagagcaggacagaagagagagagacggatagATAAGACAGGAAAAACAGAGAAACGAGATAGAGAGacaaaagataaaacaaaagAGTGAGAGATATAAAAGTACTAAGAGAAAGCCAAatagggagaaaaagagagagaaaactacAGTagaaagagagtaaaagagaaatgACAAAGCAGAgcaaagaggggaaaaaaaagagataggAAGAGACCGACAAACATGGGGAGAAAGACAGTAAAGGCAGAGATagacacagatagatagatagacagacagaggaaaagaagagagcaagagaaaaacagataaaGGAAATAAGAGTTAGGAAGAGATGGGGGGAAAGTAATAGAACAACAGTAACAGAACAAGATATAGAAAGAGAGGGAACGAATTTGAAAGACATAAGAGAGTAAAAAGACGAGAAGAGAGCGATAGATatacagagaaaagaagagataaAGACTGATAGAAGGacagagaaagatagaaagaaatagaaagacggataagacaaagagagagatagagaaatggatagcaagagataaagaaaaccagagatggaaaaagagggaaagaaaagaggtagagagagacagattacAGTCAAAGTACCAACTAAGAACATATGAATCAGCTTCGTGTGGTGCACAGTTACAGGTTGACCTCTGACACTGGACACTCATTCCATAAATGTTTTATCTGCATCTCTTTAGAGAAAGAAAGTTACATACGTTCCCAAGAGCTACAGGAGCGTATTCCGTAACTGGTGTAAATCTGAGAGaaatgtttgatttgtttataaAAGCACGTGTCTCTCACTCACCCCTCAAACAGACTGTTGCTGTTGGACTGGTTCTCAATCGCTTCCCTCGGCGTGCTGTGAGAACCCTGAGCGATCGCCGAGCGGTTTGGAGTTCGCTCCTGGACCTGTAGCTCTCTGCACGAAGCCAACTTTGACTCCAAAttctaaaaaaacacacacacaagcatgtagaggagaagaaacgagggggggggggggaccCCACACAAACATAGGCAGAAGTAACTGTCATTAGATAAATCATAATGAATTCTGAAGCTGGTTGACTAACCCCGACTTTCCTCAGCAGCTCTCCTACGATGTTGAGAGCAGAAATCCGTGCTGACGTCGTTAACGGTGTCCCGGTCAGACCTTCGACTGATTCACATAAATTTAACATCAGAACTTTTGCGTGTAAACGTGATTATTTCAAATCGGTCCTTATTAAACACAATGACAgtgatacagtgtgtgtgtgtgtgaggtctcACTTCTGCTGTAGGAGGACGGTGGTGTGTGAAACACACTCCCGAGGCCTGGTGCGGTTCGGGGAGGTGTAGTGAGGAGCGAGGAATGAGCGGAGGGAGCGTGTGACGGCGTCGACTCCACCTTCTCTCCGTCCACTGAAAGGCTGAGGGACGGTTTACGGTCCTGCTTCTTTTTCACGGCCAGCTCCTGCTTTAGATCtacacagaagaaaaaaaaaataaaaatggaaccACATCTCAAAAACATCTGAATTTTCCAGAGAACTTGTGTGTTAGAGCGGCGCTAGGAAGCTCACCTCGTGCTTCATCCTTCAGCCTCTGCACCGACTCCAGCAGGTTCTCCTTCTCGTCTAGCTCGCTCTCCAAGAAAGCGTTTCTCTCAATTACATGGTTCATCCTCTGCTCAAAGTCCTCCAGAGACATGATGGTGGCCCTGAGAGACACAGGAAATAAGATTTCACAGTTCGACAACGAGCCTGAATTGAAATTTATGTTCCTCGGTTCCTCGGGCACCTTTTGGCTCTCTCCAGATCATCGTTGGACTGCTCTAGCTCACGGATATACTTCTGTAACTGGTCCTTGATGGCGGTCGTCTCGGCTAAATCCCCCTCCAGGGCAGAAATCCGTCTGTACATCTCAGAATGCTGGATCTCGTACTTCTcctagatggaaaaaaaaaaagctgcggTGTGACCAGGAAGTAATAGATCCAATCAGAAACACAGCTAATGTATATAAATCAGAttcaaataaactaaataaaaaaaaagacccgaGTTTAACAAGGTGCTTGAATCAGATTTGTGCTTCTGAGCTCTACACTGGTGCAGATATCTCTGAGAACAAGGGAGTGCAACCTACAAGTGATAacttccattaaaaaaatgatgaataTCTTTCTTGTTGGACGGTAATCATACTCGACTGAGAATTTGGAAACTGGAGGAACATAAAAAGCCCCTGGAAATACATCTAGTGACATCTACATTTAATATCTTTGGTGTTTTCCTGGAGataaaaataagagaaaaaccTTCCAGACACACGAAGAGTCATCAGCTGCTTTTCAGGCTCTCAATCGGCCCTGTTGTTTTCTCAGACCGATTGTGTTCCTCTCGCTAACCATCAGTTTTCTCTGTTTCTTcctgtctctatctctccacctctaatttctcttttttcccccagtctAATCTTTGtccgtttttctttttccttgtctgtctttctcttttctgtctcgTTCACTCttatctctcactctcactttctcaatTTCTAATAATTCCGTGATTTTTGCAGGATGGTGAAGCGACAGAATTTTGAAAAGAGAGGTGATTTCAGATGGAGAGAAATGAAAAGTGCGGGGGACttgcagatgaaaaaaaaagatgaaagaaaaagaaagagataaagggAGATTCCAGATgaagaaacgaaaaaaaaaatttgtaaaagaaaGTAAGAGAAGGAAAGGGGGATTCCAGATGaataaacatgaaaagaaaaggagaaaaatagagagagagagagagagagagagagagagagagaaaacatgaaaCTGAAAGAGAGAGCCAGCGGAAAGAGACAGAAATGGTGGTATAAAGAGACGGAGCAatagtaagagagagaaagaagtcCTCACAAATGGATagcagagggagagagagagagagaaagaaacagaggtTGGCAGATAGAAACATTTAAGAGACCGTCACTAGTCCACTTCCATCAGAATCACAAGACAGGATTGTCCTGTGCTTCAGCTATAAATACATCCGTGCAGCACAgatcttctgtgtgtgtgtgtgtgtgtgtgtgtgtgtgtgtggacattaAGAAAATGACACTTTGAGCAAGACAAGCCCTGCTGAAAAAACTCTTACCAGATGTTTTAAGAAGTAAATTATTTTAGGCGCTCAGGTACGCATTACAGCGAAGggggatttttatttatttattgatatttatttattgattgagaGTGGAATATAAACAACAGGAACAAACAGGTGTGTCTGAGCGTGTACAAGAACTGGTTACTGAATCGCAGATGTTCTGCTTcgaaaaacatgccaaatccaATGCTTGAGGGAAGAACAGGAAGTGGCGGATAAAGGAAtgatttttattgcaaaaaCACTTTCATCCACACAAAAACACCACAACGGCCAACACGTGGACCAAACAGGAAACACAACTCCCCAAATCACTGTGCGTTACACAGAGAAAACAATCTACAACGCGGCctttgtttctatagcaactattcattcacacacacaatatgaaaCAAGGAGGCATTTATTTATCAGGATTTCTTGCCTGGCCTGGTATGTATGTTCTTCTGTATCACCATGGCAACcagtttaaaagtaattttcgAAGATAAACTATAAATCTGCAAGTCAGCTGTATTTCTATAAAACCGATAAATGCCGATATACTGATATATCGTCCGAGCCGTACCTTGAAACTTTCAAGTTCGCCGCGTAGCCTGTTGTTGGTGGACAGGAGTTCGCGGTTTCGCGATTCGCACTGCTTCAGTTCAGTCTCGAGTTCGGCTTCGTAGTCTCGACTCATCTGCTGGAACTCCTGCAGCTCGTCTTGAGCCTCGTCCGCTCTGGAAGAACACAGTCGATAAGAGCGTGTAGAATATATACACTGCGTGTAGCATTAAAGACACAGCGTTCTGACGTTACAGCAAAACGCATCACAGAGAAAAACATTCAACAAACTATAAACAATAGATCTGAATGGGAAGTAGCACCTCTGCTGGTGCTGAGCTGCTTGCTCCCTCCAGTAATCCCGCTCTTCCTCGATGGAGGAAAACGACGGATGTTTGGAGTCACTCATCACTTTCCAGGACGATCAGACGGTTCtctaaaacagacagaaaaacaacaaaaaaactttatacaaacaaaataaactaaaaatctACTTTGATACGCCGGCGTATTTTCAGCTGGACACAGACGTCACGAGCGCATCTGCATGTTATTGATTGATGCATCAGCCAATAGCATTTGAGATACGACTTGCCACACTGCTCACTCTGAGCCACTCACGCTCAATTTCTATTGGTGTATTCTAAATCACGAGGTCACATGACCACCACACGCTACAATTCCCTGAATAGGATTGATCAAAgttcacacaataaaaaaattatttattaatttaaataaaaaggcaaCACAAaattgctgcaaaaaaaaagctactcttaattttaattagttttatagtgtgtttaaataaatgaacatttaacaaatacaggaggaaacttttatttaattttataatactgaagacatcaagactatgaaagaacacatatggaattatgtagtaaataGAAATATGTTGAACAACCCAAAATAtggtttatattttagattgtccaaagtagctacatttagctttgatgcTAGCTTGGCAAACTCATTGCATTCTCTAATCATATTCACAAGGGAGTCAACTGGAACAGTATTACGCACATTTCCTTTCTTCTGAATGTGCTTTAAACCATCAGGTGTCAGTCATTTTCAGAAAAATCTCAAACTTTAAACATGTCCCCAAGTGtggcctccaaaaccatcaaacgctatgatgaaacaggctctcatgagAACTGTccaaaaaaaggaagaccaagagctacctctgctgcagaggataactTCATTAGAATGACCAGCATCAGAAACCACAGATTTAGAGAAATACTCCTCAGAGTTCCAGCTGCAGACATGTAACTTCTGATTAGAGGAGGTCTTCATGGTCGAAAATGCGGCAAAGAAAGATAACATTGGAAGAACAATGTAAatggtaaaaataataaaactaagtAAAACCGTTGAAAGAGATTGTGTCtcgcatacatatatatatatatatatatatatatatatatatatatatatatatatatatatatatatatatatatatatatatatatatatatatatatatatacatatatatatatatatatatatacacacacacacacacacacacatacatatatacacacatatattgcatttcgttgccttgtacttgtgtaatgacaaagttgaatctaatctaatattataatgtatcaTAGCGTCAATGGCACTTTATTAAATCAaaactgtatgtgtatatatata
Coding sequences within:
- the nde1 gene encoding nuclear distribution protein nudE homolog 1; translated protein: MSDSKHPSFSSIEEERDYWREQAAQHQQRADEAQDELQEFQQMSRDYEAELETELKQCESRNRELLSTNNRLRGELESFKEKYEIQHSEMYRRISALEGDLAETTAIKDQLQKYIRELEQSNDDLERAKRATIMSLEDFEQRMNHVIERNAFLESELDEKENLLESVQRLKDEARDLKQELAVKKKQDRKPSLSLSVDGEKVESTPSHAPSAHSSLLTTPPRTAPGLGSVFHTPPSSYSRIEGLTGTPLTTSARISALNIVGELLRKVGNLESKLASCRELQVQERTPNRSAIAQGSHSTPREAIENQSNSNSLFEGMVKRLDFGPKMVV